Below is a window of Bacteroidota bacterium DNA.
AATTTCGGAAAACATAACCAGAAACCGGTGACAGAAGTTTTTGAAAAAGAACCGTCGTACTACACCTGGATGATGAACGGAGATTTTCCTTTGTACACGAAGAAGGTCATCACGAAGATCAGGCTGAGCATGAAAAAATAGGTTATGTATAATACCTTTTGGTAAACTTTAGTATTTCGTAACTTTCCCCGAATTAATTCGGAATTTCGTCTTTCTTACTCCATGAAAATAATCTGCATCGGCCGCAACTACGCTGAACACGCTAAAGAGATGAACAGCGCTGTTCCCACCGAACCTGTTCTGTTCATGAAACCGGAAACGGCTTATCTGAAAGCAGGAGAAAAATTTTACTACCCGGAATTCTCGAAAGAAATTCATCATGAAGTGGAATTGGTGCTGCGCATTTCGAAAATGGGAAAACACATTGACGAACAATTCGCAAACCGCTATTACGAAGAAATAGGAATAGGAATTGATTTCACTGCACGTGATCTGCAAATAAAAATGAAAGAGAAAGGATTGCCCTGGGAAAAAGCAAAAGCATTCGACAGTTCTGCTCCCGTAGGAAAATTTCTTCCCGTACATTCTTTTCCCGATCTTAAAAATATTGATTTCCGTCTTGATGTGAATGGAAAAACAGTGCAGCAGGGAAATACAAAAAACATGCTCTTCTCCTTCGACCAACTACTCTCCTACTCTTCAAAATTTTTCACGCTAAAGAAAGGCGATCTTGTTTTTACAGGAACGCCCGAAGGCGTGGGGCCGGTGAAAATTGGCGATAAACTGGAAGCGTATATCGGGGAAGAGAAGTGTTTGGAGCTGGAGGTGAAATAATTTCCGGAAGAAAAAAAATATTCATCACCGCCAACTCCCCTTTCGCACTTCCTTGAAATATTTTTTTCATTTTATTTTTTACCAGGCAACAAAGTAAAATAAAAGGCATCTCTAAAAACACAGAAATGCAAGGCGGGCAAGCCCGAAAAACCGGAATTTACTATTCGTAAATGAGGATTTTGAGGACGTAGCCCAACGCAGCAGTTCGAAGTTATTAGAGATGCCCATAAAAAAGAAAAGCCCCGCTACGGAGGCCTTTCTTGAAATTGGCAATGAATTACTCCTTCACAAACTTCATCGTGTGCATCACTTTTCCATCTAAAATGTGCAACGTATAAACTCCGGCCGCAAGATCTGCAGTTCCT
It encodes the following:
- a CDS encoding fumarylacetoacetate hydrolase family protein, encoding MKIICIGRNYAEHAKEMNSAVPTEPVLFMKPETAYLKAGEKFYYPEFSKEIHHEVELVLRISKMGKHIDEQFANRYYEEIGIGIDFTARDLQIKMKEKGLPWEKAKAFDSSAPVGKFLPVHSFPDLKNIDFRLDVNGKTVQQGNTKNMLFSFDQLLSYSSKFFTLKKGDLVFTGTPEGVGPVKIGDKLEAYIGEEKCLELEVK